In Pseudomonas fluorescens, one genomic interval encodes:
- the tsaB gene encoding tRNA (adenosine(37)-N6)-threonylcarbamoyltransferase complex dimerization subunit type 1 TsaB, which yields MSTLLALDTATEACSVALLHDGKVTSHYEVIPRLHAQKLLPMIQQLLADAGTTLQAVDAIAFGRGPGAFTGVRIAIGVVQGLAFALDRPVLPVSNLAVLAQRAYREHGVSQVAAAIDARMDEVYWGCYRETAGEMRLVGVEAVLPPEVAALPADASGEWFGTGTGWGYGERIAVNLTGSNAGMLPHAEDLLTLARFAWERGESIPADDAQPVYLRDKVATPKAR from the coding sequence ATGAGCACCTTGCTGGCCCTGGACACCGCGACCGAAGCTTGCTCCGTTGCCTTGCTGCATGACGGCAAGGTCACGAGCCATTACGAGGTGATCCCGCGTCTGCACGCGCAGAAGCTGCTGCCGATGATCCAGCAACTGCTGGCCGATGCCGGCACCACGCTGCAAGCGGTGGACGCGATCGCGTTCGGTCGCGGGCCGGGTGCGTTTACCGGTGTGCGGATTGCCATCGGTGTGGTGCAAGGTCTGGCGTTCGCGCTGGATCGTCCGGTGCTGCCGGTGTCCAACCTCGCCGTCCTGGCGCAACGTGCTTATCGCGAACACGGCGTGAGCCAGGTCGCAGCGGCCATCGATGCGCGAATGGATGAAGTGTATTGGGGCTGCTACCGCGAAACGGCTGGCGAGATGCGTCTGGTCGGCGTCGAGGCGGTACTGCCGCCGGAAGTGGCGGCGCTGCCGGCCGATGCCAGCGGTGAGTGGTTTGGTACAGGTACCGGTTGGGGCTATGGCGAGCGGATCGCGGTCAACCTCACCGGCTCCAATGCCGGCATGTTGCCTCACGCCGAAGACCTGCTGACCCTGGCGCGGTTTGCCTGGGAACGCGGCGAGTCGATCCCTGCCGATGACGCGCAACCGGTTTACCTGCGCGACAAAGTCGCCACCCCCAAGGCTCGCTGA